The genomic DNA CGGCGACGCCGTGTACCACTCGGTCATCTCGCGTACGGTGCGCTTCCCCGAGACCTCCGTCGCGGGCGAGCCCATCACGTCGTGGGCACCGAAGTCCTCCGGCGCCACCGCTTATCGCGCGCTCGCGCGCGAGGTGATCGCGCAGGAGAAGTGAGCCCCACCGACGCCGAGCCGATCGAGGCGGTCGCGGAGCCGGAGCCGTCCGAGTCCGCCGGCCCCGCGCCCGACGGTGCGCCGGAGGCACCGTCGGGCTTCACGGTCAAGCTCGCGAACTTCGAGGGCCCGTTCGACCTCCTGCTGCAGCTGATCGGTGGGCACCGCCTGGATGTCACCGAGGTGGCGCTGCACGTCGTCACCGACGAGTTCATCGCCTACACCAAGGAACTCGGTGCCCGGGCCGACCTCGACCAGACCACGGAGTTCCTCGTGGTCGCCGCGACGCTGCTCGACCTCAAGGCCGCCCGGTTGCTGCCCGCCGGCGAGGTCGAGGACGCCGAGGACCTGGCGCTGCTGGAGGCGCGCGACCTCCTGTTCGCGCGCCTGCTCCAGTACCGCGCCTACAAGCAGGTGGCCGAGCTGATGGCCCAGCTCGAGGCGAAGGCGAACCGTCGGTACCCGCGGGCCGTGGGCCTGGAGCCCCGGTTCGAGGAGCTCGTGCCCCCGGTCCAGCTGGGCGTCACCCCGGAACAGTTCGCGCTGGTC from Tsukamurella paurometabola includes the following:
- a CDS encoding segregation and condensation protein A, whose protein sequence is MSPTDAEPIEAVAEPEPSESAGPAPDGAPEAPSGFTVKLANFEGPFDLLLQLIGGHRLDVTEVALHVVTDEFIAYTKELGARADLDQTTEFLVVAATLLDLKAARLLPAGEVEDAEDLALLEARDLLFARLLQYRAYKQVAELMAQLEAKANRRYPRAVGLEPRFEELVPPVQLGVTPEQFALVAASAFTPKPKPTVGLGHLHVPKVSVPEQARLIAARLRERPDHWSGFAELVADCDSGIAVIARFLALLELYRERAVLFDQPEALGDLKVRWSGENDGTVVGGTRDEYDDAPDDGQEER